A single Abditibacteriaceae bacterium DNA region contains:
- a CDS encoding YfhO family protein encodes MNSLLRRFSPRNRALLALAAMCVLALAPLIIGLLFGYFPFGEDALAYFAPARSWAAAQMRSGTIPLWNPFLFCGQPFAANIQTALWYPPNAVYWLFPERFAVLFDALGHTIWLSWGGYALARALGFQRRAAFLAGSLLALGGGTSARLYAGQTIWLAAFCHIPWLLRAELRYLRGGWLPDALFAGAWLGLILLAGHPPTALFAVLLCVAFAALWAMTRGNSKLRLPRNWPLALLAGGTLGMALSAVAWLPFRELSKLAEHGGALAFNDATILSATWKSFVRLLAPDWFGGNRGVQWSQNCCAHEEAASVGVLPLVLAISAFFVWRSTVESDRTRRAVKLLLCALVIVFLTALGANTPFYGWLFDALPPLRLVRVPSRWLLVWFFVAPFLAAWIWQRAFARNDENDITRVTIVLRGVALVAAFAAVWALLSPESVWENAAAPFVRSAPALAPEVAGNFRRVALIESATVFLLAGLAGSFLDRWRRASDMVAKRKLATIILLFACGEALLGHWRGAKIVSPKDQADAFWPRELAAQHKAGERWTTSVFWQGINHAMPNRVPLANGYDPLGTKMYFAFASQAEKKKFWETVYQPQNRSSLWRVAGVSHTLAQTPDKTDAETPYPDTRGWTLEKKIGRWQLWNRNQRVWPRVYLASSVFQTDAVVPLLEKLAVRNHSVYPVVIGRGPDTIISDSKRQQGRVQFLSETTNRVTLEVISASATPLVVQDANYPGWRAFVNERQAPIITANGMFRAVQIGEGTSRIEMVFNSQGVRLGIFVSLCGLCVLISLTQVRSKSTVPSKEEQ; translated from the coding sequence ATGAATTCTCTTCTTCGACGTTTTTCTCCACGCAACCGCGCGCTTTTGGCTTTGGCTGCCATGTGCGTTCTCGCTTTAGCGCCGCTAATAATCGGGTTGCTATTCGGCTATTTTCCTTTTGGCGAAGATGCGCTCGCCTATTTCGCACCTGCACGCAGTTGGGCCGCAGCGCAGATGCGAAGCGGTACGATTCCGCTCTGGAACCCCTTTCTGTTTTGCGGGCAACCGTTCGCGGCTAACATTCAGACGGCGCTGTGGTATCCACCGAACGCGGTTTACTGGCTCTTTCCCGAACGTTTCGCCGTGTTGTTCGATGCGCTGGGTCACACGATTTGGCTTTCGTGGGGCGGATACGCTTTGGCTCGTGCCCTCGGCTTCCAGCGGCGCGCGGCCTTTCTTGCGGGGTCGCTGCTGGCTTTGGGCGGCGGCACGAGCGCGCGGCTTTACGCAGGACAAACCATCTGGCTGGCAGCGTTTTGCCATATTCCCTGGTTGTTGCGCGCGGAACTTCGCTATCTCCGAGGCGGTTGGTTGCCCGACGCGCTGTTTGCGGGCGCATGGCTTGGCCTGATTCTTCTCGCCGGACATCCACCAACGGCGCTATTTGCAGTTTTGCTCTGCGTTGCATTCGCCGCGCTTTGGGCGATGACGCGCGGAAACTCTAAATTACGATTGCCGCGAAACTGGCCGCTTGCGCTGCTTGCCGGTGGCACTCTGGGAATGGCGCTTTCTGCCGTGGCATGGTTGCCGTTCCGAGAACTCTCGAAACTGGCCGAGCACGGCGGTGCGCTTGCTTTCAATGACGCGACAATTTTGTCGGCAACTTGGAAAAGCTTCGTGCGGTTGCTTGCTCCCGACTGGTTTGGCGGTAACCGAGGTGTACAGTGGAGTCAGAATTGTTGCGCGCACGAAGAAGCGGCGAGTGTTGGCGTGCTGCCATTGGTTCTTGCCATAAGCGCTTTTTTCGTCTGGCGAAGTACGGTCGAATCCGACCGGACTCGTCGTGCGGTCAAGCTGTTGCTGTGCGCGTTAGTGATTGTTTTCCTGACGGCGCTCGGCGCGAATACGCCATTTTATGGCTGGTTATTCGACGCTTTGCCACCTTTGCGTTTGGTGCGGGTGCCGTCGCGCTGGCTGCTCGTGTGGTTTTTTGTCGCACCATTTCTTGCAGCGTGGATTTGGCAGCGGGCCTTCGCGCGAAACGACGAGAACGACATCACGCGGGTTACCATTGTGCTGCGTGGCGTTGCCCTTGTCGCAGCGTTTGCGGCAGTGTGGGCTTTGCTGTCGCCGGAAAGCGTCTGGGAAAATGCGGCCGCGCCGTTTGTGCGCTCGGCGCCGGCACTCGCGCCTGAAGTGGCGGGAAATTTTCGTCGCGTTGCACTGATCGAAAGCGCAACTGTATTCTTGTTGGCCGGGTTGGCCGGTTCATTTCTCGACCGCTGGCGGCGTGCGTCAGACATGGTTGCAAAGCGTAAGCTCGCGACCATAATTTTGCTGTTCGCGTGTGGTGAAGCGCTGCTGGGGCACTGGCGTGGAGCGAAAATCGTTTCGCCCAAAGACCAGGCGGACGCGTTCTGGCCACGCGAGCTTGCAGCGCAGCATAAAGCGGGGGAGCGCTGGACGACTTCAGTGTTCTGGCAGGGCATTAATCACGCGATGCCGAATCGGGTGCCGCTTGCCAATGGCTACGACCCGCTCGGCACAAAAATGTATTTCGCGTTTGCTTCGCAGGCCGAGAAGAAGAAATTCTGGGAAACCGTTTATCAGCCGCAGAATCGAAGCAGCCTGTGGCGCGTTGCTGGCGTGTCGCATACGCTTGCCCAAACGCCGGACAAAACGGACGCCGAAACTCCTTACCCAGACACGCGCGGCTGGACACTCGAAAAGAAAATCGGTCGTTGGCAGTTGTGGAATCGCAATCAAAGGGTTTGGCCGCGCGTTTATCTCGCATCGTCCGTTTTTCAAACGGATGCGGTGGTGCCACTGCTGGAAAAATTAGCCGTACGAAATCACTCTGTTTATCCTGTGGTTATCGGTCGAGGCCCAGACACGATAATTAGCGACAGTAAGCGACAGCAAGGTCGTGTGCAATTTCTCTCAGAAACAACAAATCGTGTGACCCTGGAAGTGATTTCGGCAAGTGCAACTCCCCTTGTAGTCCAAGATGCGAATTATCCCGGGTGGCGTGCATTTGTAAACGAACGCCAAGCACCAATTATCACCGCGAACGGGATGTTTCGCGCAGTGCAGATTGGTGAAGGAACCTCGCGCATCGAAATGGTTTTTAATTCGCAAGGCGTGCGACTGGGAATTTTTGTTTCGTTATGTGGACTGTGTGTTCTCATTTCGTTGACACAGGTACGGTCGAAATCGACCGTACCTTCAAAGGAAGAACAATGA
- a CDS encoding NADPH:quinone reductase, with the protein MKAIRVYEAGAPDVMKVEEIADLQPQAGEVRVRIRAAGVNPVDTYFRSGTYPLPPSPFTPGIDGAGEIDALGDGVTQWKVGDRVYLGLKSSGSYAEQATAQSDAIYRLPDNISFAQGAALGVPYATAYLALFSKAKAQTENVVLVHGASGGVGLAALQICRAHGWKVLGTAGTREGRKLVEEQGAEAFDHTSPDYLQEIVGYNCGRGPDVILEMLANVNLAKDLNIVAPRGRIVVIGNRGEVQINPRDLMRKDASVTGILLFNATLQELNEAHSFIIDGLKGGMLNPTVRCELPLADAPHAHELVLKSGAGGKIVLVP; encoded by the coding sequence ATGAAAGCTATTCGAGTTTATGAAGCAGGCGCACCTGACGTGATGAAAGTCGAAGAAATTGCCGATTTGCAGCCACAGGCGGGCGAGGTGCGCGTGCGAATTCGTGCTGCAGGCGTTAACCCCGTCGACACTTATTTTCGGTCGGGCACTTATCCGCTGCCTCCGTCGCCTTTTACACCGGGCATCGACGGCGCCGGAGAAATCGACGCCTTGGGCGACGGCGTCACGCAATGGAAGGTTGGCGACCGTGTTTACCTGGGCTTGAAAAGCAGTGGCAGTTATGCCGAGCAAGCCACTGCCCAGTCCGACGCGATCTATCGCTTGCCCGACAACATCTCGTTCGCCCAGGGCGCGGCGCTGGGAGTGCCTTACGCGACAGCGTATCTCGCGCTTTTCAGCAAAGCCAAAGCGCAAACGGAGAATGTCGTTCTGGTGCATGGCGCGAGTGGCGGTGTTGGGCTGGCTGCGCTGCAAATCTGTCGTGCTCATGGCTGGAAAGTGCTGGGAACAGCAGGTACGCGCGAGGGTCGGAAGTTAGTGGAAGAGCAGGGTGCCGAAGCATTCGATCACACGTCGCCTGATTATCTGCAAGAAATTGTTGGCTATAACTGCGGGCGCGGGCCGGACGTTATTTTGGAAATGCTGGCGAATGTTAACCTCGCAAAAGATTTGAATATCGTCGCACCTCGTGGGCGCATTGTCGTTATTGGGAATCGCGGCGAAGTGCAAATTAACCCGCGCGACCTGATGCGTAAAGATGCTTCCGTTACTGGAATCCTTTTGTTCAACGCGACGCTCCAAGAACTGAACGAAGCCCATTCCTTTATAATCGACGGGCTGAAAGGCGGTATGCTGAACCCCACTGTGCGCTGCGAATTACCGCTTGCAGACGCGCCGCATGCGCACGAACTCGTCCTTAAATCTGGTGCGGGCGGCAAAATAGTTCTGGTCCCCTAA